The following proteins are co-located in the Pochonia chlamydosporia 170 chromosome 6, whole genome shotgun sequence genome:
- a CDS encoding MADS-box MEF2 type transcription factor (similar to Metarhizium acridum CQMa 102 XP_007813993.1) has protein sequence MGRRKIEIKAIKDDRNRSVTFLKRKGGLFKKAHELSVLCSVDVAVFIFGNNKKLYEYSSTDMRDLISRYQFHGGPNEHKGPADFNGGNDDDDDDDGDGTPPRGHEGPEHQMMPPQFHGHGQAPFAHIRHHTPSASPPVPNGGPFQAHPGHPGHPGHPGPRGNTPQPPMGSRPGSRNDMRRIGPNMVPQPHGAHPGITYMPTPPIYQGSNQPGMVAPQPAGPYPYAPQHQQQHHHHQQQQQQQQQHQQQHQQPPPQPPPPQPYVDDRRPSAPPGYAPQPPPHSNSQQHPLPPQHPGPHISPPPQPERRLQDPPPPPRVEPKIEPVDRQPLGLNTDVAIKKLPQRKSHSIFTPIEENRSILSQHLASFTTESQGVKAESNRSQSVDVSSRGGPSTSPQLKRSSTQNSLDKTRATSVSSGADNTFTPPSRSNSLKIGGPGGASRPRGPRLTVQIPDGASEPGSAGESNSPHNPTITPTQAPRHNSVVLPPPSPSASALLSAGATGPPNPFARPPPQHPPPQQNVNGETPVSALPSRFLQHELLPSPSSFLPDWNFRGSDSNTLPSPLNFATPVVGTGPSFLRDDNHGSGANHNSSTSNNSSHSTTSTAATLASTTATSGATSTTGAAGMTKRKSPEFGGGNQNEGQGGASEAKRLKVEYT, from the exons ATGGGTCGCAGAAAGATTGAGATTAAAGCTATCAAAGATGATCGGAACCGATCAGT AACCTTCCTAAAAAGAAAGGGTGGCCTATTCAAAAAGGCACACGAACTATCCGTATTATGCTCCGTCGATGTTGCCGTTTTCATCTTTGGAAACAACAAAAAGCTGTATGAGTATTCTTCGACAGACATGCGCGACCTCATCAGCAGGTACCAATTT CACGGCGGCCCAAACGAACACAAGGGACCTGCAGACTTCAACGGCGGaaacgacgatgacgatgacgatgacggcgaTGGCACTCCACCACGAGGACACGAAGGACCCGAGCACCAAATGATGCCTCCCCAgttccatggccatggccaggcTCCTTTTGCTCATATTCGCCACCATACCCCTTCAGCATCACCGCCAGTACCAAATGGCGGGCCATTTCAAGCACATCCAGGACACCCAGGTCACCCAGGTCATCCTGGGCCACGGGGCAACACTCCGCAGCCTCCGATGGGATCAAGACCTGGTTCTCGAAATGACATGCGAAGAATAGGGCCAAACATGGTGCCTCAACCTCATGGCGCCCATCCTGGCATTACGTACATGCCCACCCCACCAATCTATCAAGGATCGAATCAACCCGGTATGGTGGCGCCTCAACCCGCCGGACCATATCCATATGCtccccaacatcaacaacaacaccatcatcatcaacagcagcagcagcagcaacagcaacatcaacaacagcaccagcagccgcCACCGcaaccgccaccaccacagccatATGTGGATGACCGTCGGCCGTCAGCTCCCCCTGGATACgctcctcaaccaccacctcacAGTAAtagccaacaacacccattgcctcctcaacatccaGGACCACATATTTCCCCTCCTCCACAGCCTGAACGCCGACTTCAAGAtccaccgccgcctccgcgTGTTGAACCAAAGATAGAGCCTGTGGACCGACAGCCACTGGGGTTGAATACCGACGTTGCCATCAAGAAGTTACCTCAGAGAAAGTCGCACAGTATATTCACACCCATCGAAGAGAACCGGTCCATTCTGTCACAACACCTGGCTTCGTTCACAACCGAATCCCAAGGCGTCAAAGCGGAGTCAAATCGGTCGCAATCAGTTGATGTTTCATCTCGCGGTGGTCCATCTACCTCACCACAGCTGAAACGATCAAGTACACAAAACAGCCTGGACAAGACTCGGGCAACATCGGTTTCTTCGGGTGCAGATAACACTTTTACTCCCCCGTCAAGATCTAATAGCTTGAAGATTGGCGGTCCTGGCGGTGCCTCGCGACCCAGAGGCCCTCGTCTGACTGTGCAAATCCCCGATGGCGCGTCAGAACCCGGCAGTGCTGGCGAGTCAAACTCGCCGCATAACCCAACCATCACGCCAACCCAAGCCCCTCGGCACAATTCAGTTGTTCTCCCGCCACCATCTCCGTCAGCATCCGCTCTTCTCTCTGCGGGTGCGACAGGACCGCCAAACCCGTTTGCTCGACCACCACCGCAGCACCCGCCCCCGCAGCAAAATGTGAACGGTGAGACGCCAGTGTCCGCACTGCCGTCCCGATTCCTTCAACATGAGTTGCTTCCAAGCCCCAGCAGCTTCCTCCCGGATTGGAATTTCCGTGGAAGCGATAGCAACACCCTTCCAAGTCCACTAAACTTTGCTACTCCTGTCGTTGGCACTGGGCCAAGCTTTCTAAGAGATGATAATCACGGCAGCGGGGCCAACCACAATAGCAGCAcgagcaacaacagcagccacagtACAACGTCAACTGCAGCTACTCTTGCAAGTACCACAGCAACAAGTGGCGCAACCTCAACGACTGGAGCGGCGGGAATGACGAAACGCAAGAGTCCCGAGTTTGGAGGCGGGAACCAAAatgaaggacaaggaggagctAGTGAAGCTAAGAGACTCAAGGTTGAGTACACTTGA